DNA from Castellaniella sp. MT123:
GACGATGTCCTGGCCGATGCGCCGCGCCTCGCGCGCGCGCACCCGCGGAAACAGGATGATGAATTCGTCGCTGCCGATGCGGCCCAGTTGCTGCTGCTCCGTCAGCGCGTATTTCAGGCGGTCGCAGGCCAGTTGCAGTAGCTGGTCGCCCGCGGAGTGTCCGAACAGGTCGTTGACGCGTTTGAGGTGGTCCAGGCTGAGGTACGCCAGCGCGCACGGGGTGCCGGATTGCTGCAGATCGTCGATCGAAGACTGGGTGGCGTCTTCGATTCCGTGCCGGTTCAGAGTGTTCGTCAGGGGATCGTGGTCGGTCGTCAGCCGCAGATTGCGGAGGGTTTCCGAGCGGGCGCCGACGTCTTGCAGCGAGCCCTCGATCCTGCTGCCCACCAGGGTGGCGCGCAGCAGAAAGCTGCGTGTCGTCGGCTGTAGCGGGCTGGGCAGCAGCTGGATTTCCGTGTCCCGGCCCTGTTCCGTCGCCAGTGAGACGGCCGCCCAGTCAACGTCCGGGAAGAAATCCTTCCAGTTGAGGCTGGGGGTGTCCGGCCCGTCGCTGATCAGCAGCATCCCGCGCGCATTCGGATTCAGATGTTCGAAATGGCGGGTGGCACCCAGCGTGAACATGCCCAGTGGCGACAGAGAGTCGTGGGCGATGAGTTCGTTGCGCTGCCGCAGGTTGATCTGCCGGTTTTCGCGGATGCGGTTGGCTGTGGCCAGGGCGATCAGCAGATTGCAACCCAGGAAGATGACGGTGCCCGGCCAGCCGCTGATCAACGACCGGTGATCCAGTCCGATCAGGATCAGGCCGGCGAGCAGCACGCCGACCGCGAAACAGACGCCGATCGTGTGCCAGAACAAAGCGCGCGTGGTGGAACGGAACAGGGCGTGGATCAGGATGGTGGCTACCAGCGCCGTGTCCAGCCAGGCCGCCAGGAACGACGCCGTCTGGAACATGTCGTAGGATGGAAGGAAGATCGGCGTCAGCAACAGCACCGAGCCTGTCAGGCCGATGATCCGCAGCCGGCCCAGGATCCGCGGGCCGAGACTCTGGCGAAACAGACAGGTAAACAGCATCCAGGTCGTGGTGAACGACAGCGGCAGCGTCAGCTTGCGTGACCAGACCAGATTGTCGGGCGACAGCAGGTGGCCGAGCCAGAGATGGTCCCAGTTCAACGCCCAGGCGCCCAGGCGCAGGTTGCACAGGATCCAGCAGGTCAGCACGATGTAGAGTTGTTCGCGGGTCGTCAGTGCAATGACCCCGAGGAAGGCCGCCAGCATCAGCAGGCCGCCTTCCAGCAGGCCCAGGGTGCGTGTGGCGTGCGACTGGGACAAGGCGAGCGCCTGAGGGTCCCATTGCTCGACTGCCAGAGTACCTGGGAATGCCAGGTCCAGCCGGCACAGGATCTGATCCGCCTTGGCGGAGCCCGGCACTGACGCCGCATAGCCGAGCACGCTCGGCTGGAAATCCTGTTCGGTCAGCAGCCGAGGGTTCTGGCTGTCGAATCGCCAGCAACCGGGGGCCAGGCTTTGATTGGCTGACAGCAGCAGCGCCGTCGGAGATCCCGGGCGTTCTTTGGGGGCCAGGTCGGCCAGCAGCCACACCGGGCCTTCAGCGGCGCGACTGGACA
Protein-coding regions in this window:
- a CDS encoding bifunctional diguanylate cyclase/phosphodiesterase, yielding MPPQQDSTARLDPSFSVRATGYLSSLTIFLALLLICLALLTTAWFFPAYFATNTGQPLSTRFLPTTTVQDPHDALGLILQRPTRLSSRAAEGPVWLLADLAPKERPGSPTALLLSANQSLAPGCWRFDSQNPRLLTEQDFQPSVLGYAASVPGSAKADQILCRLDLAFPGTLAVEQWDPQALALSQSHATRTLGLLEGGLLMLAAFLGVIALTTREQLYIVLTCWILCNLRLGAWALNWDHLWLGHLLSPDNLVWSRKLTLPLSFTTTWMLFTCLFRQSLGPRILGRLRIIGLTGSVLLLTPIFLPSYDMFQTASFLAAWLDTALVATILIHALFRSTTRALFWHTIGVCFAVGVLLAGLILIGLDHRSLISGWPGTVIFLGCNLLIALATANRIRENRQINLRQRNELIAHDSLSPLGMFTLGATRHFEHLNPNARGMLLISDGPDTPSLNWKDFFPDVDWAAVSLATEQGRDTEIQLLPSPLQPTTRSFLLRATLVGSRIEGSLQDVGARSETLRNLRLTTDHDPLTNTLNRHGIEDATQSSIDDLQQSGTPCALAYLSLDHLKRVNDLFGHSAGDQLLQLACDRLKYALTEQQQLGRIGSDEFIILFPRVRAREARRIGQDIVETLNATPFHVSNRSFQIKSAMGLIDLDARMRPKDAIAAASRACRDARKQHQDIVLYEENAHELFDHINELRVFEQLEQGTPPEDIHLEMQPIMSLRHPLQTLNFEALLRVHSHGDHPLQTYKIIQAAEDTGMITMIDKWVFSTTLEWMAQNDRKLGRTQQVNVNLSGVSLNDDHFIDTLFGILNQQPQFTRRLCVEITEGVALQDLERTRQFMRRLQRMGARVALDDFGAGYTSFSYLKELPADTIKIDGTLIRDMLGSEANIAIVNSIVDLAHNLGMECIAEWVEDVATLRTLAEMGVDYVQGFVISAARQPAEILAHDNILPLIANPAARAYVEEISGRSIPA